One genomic segment of Cerasicoccus sp. TK19100 includes these proteins:
- a CDS encoding vWA domain-containing protein yields MNPFHKQLLVSAALVAGIFVAPLSGKSPVAKPQTLPADIITVDAALDRPVVNANRDESVVVQIKIRPDEIISDRARPPVNLCLVLDNSGSMNGAKIRQAIAAAQEAVNRLGPRDMVSVITYNNSASTLAEAQFAAASNRERIRSALAEVQAGGGTAMYAGLNRGASELRRKQDEGYINRIVLLSDGQANEGPSTVEDFRALASVFAREDIVVSTVGLGNGFNEDVMTTLADAGQGNTYFVENAKDLPRIFGAELGETLRVAATDIEIIIKPKDGVRIKKSLGREAEIGEDFARFRLPQVYGGHDKFALLELDAPVGADGETRDLVDVQVRYVPVNSGTVREQALSVPIRYAAAEEEVHTAANKDVSMDVIENKIVEATIAGIEYSDANQNQVGAANYRQVREEINLTYGYLGDDALASANAKLEQEASVLDRDVYSSRERLANRRFEYQSKYQQPTVVDENGQPLSSGSTN; encoded by the coding sequence ATGAACCCATTCCATAAACAACTTCTCGTGTCGGCAGCGCTGGTTGCCGGTATTTTTGTGGCACCGCTTTCGGGCAAAAGTCCGGTGGCCAAGCCCCAGACCTTGCCTGCGGACATCATCACCGTGGACGCCGCCCTGGACCGGCCCGTCGTTAATGCCAACCGCGATGAATCCGTCGTCGTGCAGATAAAAATCCGCCCGGACGAGATTATCAGCGACCGTGCGCGGCCCCCGGTCAACCTTTGCCTGGTGCTCGATAACTCGGGCTCGATGAACGGCGCGAAAATCCGCCAGGCGATCGCGGCGGCGCAGGAGGCGGTCAACCGGCTTGGCCCGCGCGACATGGTCTCCGTCATCACCTACAATAATTCGGCAAGCACGCTGGCTGAGGCCCAGTTTGCCGCCGCGAGCAACCGCGAGCGCATTCGCTCGGCACTCGCTGAAGTGCAGGCAGGCGGCGGCACGGCCATGTATGCGGGGCTCAACCGCGGGGCCTCCGAGCTGCGGCGTAAGCAGGACGAGGGCTACATCAACCGCATTGTGCTGCTCTCCGATGGTCAGGCCAACGAAGGCCCGAGCACGGTGGAGGACTTCCGCGCACTGGCCAGCGTGTTCGCACGGGAAGACATCGTGGTGAGCACGGTGGGCCTGGGCAACGGCTTCAATGAAGACGTCATGACTACGCTCGCGGACGCCGGGCAGGGGAACACCTATTTCGTGGAGAATGCCAAGGACCTGCCGCGTATCTTTGGCGCGGAGCTTGGGGAAACGCTGCGTGTTGCCGCGACGGATATCGAGATCATCATTAAGCCCAAGGACGGCGTGCGTATTAAAAAGAGCCTCGGCCGCGAAGCCGAAATCGGCGAAGACTTTGCGCGCTTCCGCCTGCCGCAGGTGTATGGCGGCCACGATAAGTTTGCGCTACTGGAGCTGGATGCGCCAGTTGGTGCCGACGGCGAGACCCGCGATCTGGTCGACGTGCAGGTGCGCTATGTCCCGGTGAACAGTGGAACCGTCCGCGAGCAGGCGCTGTCCGTGCCGATTCGCTACGCAGCCGCCGAAGAAGAGGTGCACACCGCAGCCAACAAGGACGTTAGCATGGATGTCATCGAAAACAAAATTGTCGAGGCAACCATTGCGGGCATTGAATACTCTGATGCCAACCAAAACCAGGTCGGTGCGGCGAATTATCGCCAGGTCCGCGAGGAGATCAACCTAACCTACGGCTACCTGGGTGACGACGCATTGGCTTCGGCCAACGCCAAGTTGGAGCAGGAGGCAAGCGTGCTGGATCGCGATGTCTATTCGTCCCGTGAGCGCCTGGCGAACCGCCGGTTTGAATACCAGAGCAAGTATCAGCAGCCGACCGTGGTCGACGAGAATGGCCAACCCCTCAGCTCCGGCAGCACGAATTAA
- a CDS encoding sensor histidine kinase, which produces MKFRPILLAWFLLLGATLSMGGGAWWLLNREADRVDALANVSLANSAASVAESVDLLMEEIRGGVMDGLLAARQSPQPRNGLAELVANNPYVQVGFYFRGEDGVTTWYGERGDAPSPAEIQGGSGYPWSMDESEKGAYQARAQEFSQMLRDSFDDGANVSPTRRQVIPQAPTDVIESNVRQLKEESAQVEEPEAQQADYAGYNSKSAALRRQRESVRFLNDENVNAVLFQKPVVIPAVPERGFSGTPEATDQAEESGGRSSQAQQFAALPAVADRSANVAQGEYGDAVDADTEAQTLAIMDSFRYQKDELTPADIFVGSDQDAAYAKLLQGNDQSQLIELARRLQFFTPQAARSGWLSRDIAGEKQWLAWVDLPGQENILGAWLNRETLIAEMAKTISISQQSDVQFALIDDAGQRVAGDNGERYMSSRKVTPALTLDVGAALPGWRIEAYPATNANPFGRGFRLLGGMAVVGLSLAILLGGSLLMWQSQRDALEAQRKTTFVANVSHELKTPLTSIRLFAEMLYDGRAGDEAKRLRYLQTMLNETQRLTRLVNNVLDFSRLERGRRDFQHESVDVGRAVEDMLEMQRDRLSGEGLALEFKPPSEPIQAEVDRDALEQILLNLLDNAAKYANSGERAVVSLARENNGWHLSVCDFGPGIPARERQQVFEAFHRIDDRLTADRPGCGLGLSIAARLAEGMGGRLHLAENDPQGCCFSLIVSAKDSAHV; this is translated from the coding sequence ATGAAATTTCGCCCCATACTGCTGGCATGGTTCCTTTTGCTGGGCGCAACGCTCAGCATGGGCGGCGGCGCGTGGTGGCTGCTCAATCGCGAGGCCGACCGTGTCGACGCGCTGGCCAATGTCTCGTTGGCCAACAGCGCAGCGTCCGTCGCCGAGAGCGTGGACTTGCTGATGGAGGAAATTCGCGGCGGCGTGATGGACGGCCTGCTGGCGGCGCGTCAATCTCCCCAGCCAAGGAATGGCCTTGCCGAGCTTGTCGCGAATAATCCCTACGTCCAGGTGGGTTTTTACTTTCGCGGCGAGGACGGCGTGACCACCTGGTATGGCGAGCGCGGTGATGCTCCCAGCCCGGCGGAAATCCAGGGCGGAAGCGGCTACCCCTGGAGTATGGATGAGTCCGAGAAAGGGGCCTACCAAGCGCGCGCCCAAGAGTTTAGCCAAATGCTGCGGGATTCCTTTGACGACGGTGCCAACGTAAGCCCCACGCGGCGCCAGGTCATCCCCCAGGCGCCGACCGACGTGATCGAGTCCAACGTCCGGCAGCTCAAGGAGGAGTCTGCTCAGGTGGAGGAGCCCGAGGCGCAGCAGGCGGACTATGCCGGCTACAACAGCAAGTCCGCCGCTCTGAGGCGCCAACGCGAATCCGTTCGTTTTCTTAACGATGAGAACGTTAACGCCGTGCTTTTTCAAAAGCCGGTGGTGATCCCCGCCGTGCCGGAGCGGGGCTTTTCGGGCACGCCAGAGGCCACGGATCAGGCGGAGGAATCGGGCGGCAGGAGCTCGCAAGCCCAGCAATTTGCCGCGCTGCCGGCCGTGGCTGATCGGTCAGCCAATGTAGCCCAAGGCGAATATGGGGATGCAGTCGATGCCGATACCGAGGCGCAGACTCTCGCTATCATGGATAGCTTCCGCTATCAAAAGGATGAGCTGACTCCGGCCGACATTTTTGTGGGGTCCGATCAGGATGCCGCTTACGCGAAGTTGCTCCAAGGCAATGATCAGTCTCAACTGATTGAGCTAGCCCGCCGCCTGCAGTTTTTCACGCCGCAGGCCGCGCGCAGTGGTTGGCTCAGCCGCGATATTGCCGGAGAAAAACAATGGCTGGCCTGGGTCGATTTACCGGGGCAGGAAAACATCCTTGGAGCTTGGTTGAACCGGGAAACGCTGATCGCCGAAATGGCGAAGACGATCAGCATCAGCCAGCAGAGCGATGTGCAGTTTGCCCTCATCGATGACGCCGGTCAGCGCGTGGCGGGCGATAATGGCGAACGCTACATGAGCTCACGCAAGGTCACGCCCGCGCTCACGCTGGATGTCGGAGCCGCGCTCCCGGGCTGGCGGATTGAGGCCTACCCGGCGACCAATGCCAATCCGTTTGGCCGCGGCTTCCGCTTGCTGGGGGGGATGGCGGTGGTTGGGCTGAGTCTGGCGATCCTGCTGGGGGGCAGCCTGCTCATGTGGCAATCCCAGCGCGACGCCCTGGAGGCCCAACGCAAGACGACTTTCGTGGCCAACGTCTCGCACGAACTGAAGACGCCGCTGACGAGCATCCGCCTGTTTGCTGAGATGCTTTATGATGGCCGCGCGGGAGACGAGGCCAAGCGCCTGCGCTACCTGCAAACAATGCTCAACGAAACGCAGCGCCTCACACGGCTCGTCAACAACGTGCTCGACTTCAGCCGACTTGAGCGCGGGCGTCGGGATTTTCAACATGAGTCGGTGGACGTCGGTCGCGCCGTGGAGGACATGCTTGAGATGCAGCGCGACCGTTTGAGCGGGGAGGGGCTCGCGCTGGAGTTTAAGCCGCCGTCGGAGCCAATTCAGGCCGAGGTGGACCGTGACGCGCTGGAGCAGATATTGCTCAACCTGCTGGACAACGCCGCGAAATACGCCAACTCCGGCGAGCGCGCGGTGGTCTCCCTGGCCCGCGAAAATAATGGGTGGCACCTGAGCGTATGTGACTTCGGGCCGGGGATTCCCGCCCGGGAGCGGCAGCAGGTCTTTGAAGCCTTTCACCGCATCGACGACCGGCTGACTGCGGACCGTCCCGGCTGTGGCCTTGGCCTGAGCATTGCCGCGCGCCTCGCCGAGGGGATGGGAGGCCGCCTGCACCTGGCTGAAAACGATCCGCAAGGCTGCTGTTTTTCTTTAATCGTATCTGCGAAAGATTCCGCCCATGTCTGA
- a CDS encoding response regulator transcription factor — MSDEKTILVAEDDASIRLGLVDTLESEGYDILEAANGEEAVALFQDHSPDLVLLDIMMPRLSGYDVCREIRKTNAAVPVLMLSAKSEEIDKVLGLELGADDYITKPFGMRELLARVAAAIRRSRVVPKVEEAEAPARIRFGLAELDTGLRQLWRDGAETPLTQLEYKLLIAFYEHPDRALSRDFLLNAAWGIDYLGTTRTLDQHVSQLRRKIEADSAKPQFLLTVHGYGYRYKPQSE, encoded by the coding sequence ATGTCTGACGAAAAAACCATCCTTGTGGCCGAAGACGACGCCAGCATCCGCCTGGGCTTGGTCGATACGCTGGAGAGCGAGGGCTACGACATTCTGGAGGCCGCCAATGGCGAGGAAGCCGTCGCGCTGTTTCAAGACCACTCGCCGGATCTCGTGCTGCTCGACATCATGATGCCGCGTCTCAGCGGCTACGATGTCTGCCGGGAAATCCGCAAGACCAACGCCGCCGTGCCGGTGCTCATGCTTAGCGCCAAGAGCGAGGAGATCGACAAAGTGCTTGGCCTGGAGCTTGGCGCGGATGACTACATTACCAAGCCTTTCGGCATGCGTGAGCTGTTGGCCCGTGTGGCGGCTGCGATCCGGCGCAGTCGGGTGGTGCCCAAGGTGGAGGAGGCCGAGGCCCCTGCGCGGATTCGTTTTGGCCTGGCCGAACTGGATACTGGCTTGCGTCAGCTTTGGCGGGATGGTGCGGAGACGCCGTTGACCCAGCTGGAGTACAAGCTGCTGATCGCTTTTTACGAGCACCCCGACCGCGCGCTGAGCCGGGATTTCCTGCTTAATGCGGCCTGGGGAATTGATTATCTGGGGACCACGCGCACGCTCGATCAGCACGTTTCCCAACTGCGCCGCAAGATCGAGGCAGACTCGGCCAAGCCGCAGTTTTTACTCACGGTGCATGGCTACGGCTACCGTTATAAACCACAGTCTGAGTAA
- a CDS encoding Maf family protein has protein sequence MNAATTDRTKPCAQFDHLVLASASPRRSFLLEQLGVRFTVCPANVEEHEEPDSCPRETVLHNARIKAEHVARQHPDQLVLGSDTTVALDDEVLHKPATMEAAFDMLAKLSGRTHTVYTGVCLRAIDGGVDEAHFVTSEVTFHSLNRDDIAAYFQVVNPLDKAGAYGIQEGREMIIANLKGSLNNVMGLPTEFLRERLEALQLWSQLEAVR, from the coding sequence GTGAACGCCGCAACCACAGATCGTACCAAGCCTTGCGCCCAGTTTGACCATCTGGTGCTGGCCTCGGCGTCGCCGCGCCGCAGCTTCCTGCTGGAGCAGTTGGGTGTGCGCTTTACGGTCTGCCCGGCCAACGTTGAGGAGCACGAAGAGCCCGACAGCTGCCCGCGCGAAACCGTGCTGCACAATGCGCGGATCAAGGCCGAGCACGTGGCCCGCCAGCACCCGGATCAGCTCGTGCTCGGCAGTGACACCACGGTGGCCCTGGATGACGAAGTCCTCCACAAGCCGGCTACCATGGAAGCCGCTTTCGACATGCTGGCTAAGCTCTCCGGGCGCACGCACACCGTTTACACCGGCGTGTGCCTGCGCGCGATCGATGGTGGCGTCGATGAAGCGCATTTTGTGACTAGCGAGGTGACCTTTCACTCGCTGAACCGCGATGACATTGCCGCGTATTTTCAGGTCGTGAACCCGCTCGACAAAGCCGGTGCCTACGGCATCCAGGAAGGCCGGGAAATGATCATTGCGAACCTCAAGGGATCACTGAACAACGTGATGGGCCTGCCGACTGAATTTTTACGCGAACGACTCGAAGCGCTCCAGCTTTGGTCGCAACTGGAGGCCGTCCGATGA
- a CDS encoding RluA family pseudouridine synthase translates to MSDANATDWLPWGKGVRLVGSHPCGLLAVEKPIGALSHPNEDAPEDRERSLLIADYDHERECYHGFPNESAPREVYLLHRLDSATSGVILLAINREVAEAIKLRFQSHDVEKTYLAVVKGQGRPGMHGLWVDLLEKGHRGGRRGPVYAAAGKASQARTAYKWERNDSYHFGMALMRLNPQTGRTHQLRYQCMKNGMPIVGDRNYGDFNFNRKVKAATGQRRLFLHASKIEIRFPFGGDVVRFTAEAPLPEEFAGLLGGNEEWVKHLTRKPTPGEMAEMRRSKIRDSIRGVHAKKMSRRRRH, encoded by the coding sequence ATGAGCGACGCAAACGCCACAGATTGGCTGCCCTGGGGGAAGGGGGTGCGGCTTGTTGGTAGCCACCCATGCGGGCTGCTTGCCGTGGAAAAGCCGATTGGCGCGCTGTCGCACCCCAATGAGGATGCACCGGAGGACCGCGAGCGCTCCTTGCTGATCGCCGACTACGACCACGAGCGCGAGTGCTATCATGGCTTTCCCAATGAAAGCGCGCCAAGAGAAGTTTACCTGCTGCACCGACTGGACTCGGCGACATCTGGCGTGATCCTGCTCGCGATCAACCGTGAAGTCGCCGAGGCGATTAAGCTGCGTTTTCAATCCCACGATGTGGAGAAAACTTATCTGGCCGTGGTGAAGGGGCAGGGGCGTCCGGGCATGCACGGCCTGTGGGTTGATTTGCTGGAGAAAGGTCACCGCGGTGGGCGTCGTGGCCCGGTATATGCGGCGGCAGGCAAGGCCTCCCAGGCGCGGACCGCTTATAAGTGGGAGCGTAATGATTCTTACCATTTTGGCATGGCGCTGATGCGGCTGAACCCACAGACGGGGCGTACGCATCAACTGCGCTACCAGTGCATGAAGAACGGCATGCCGATCGTGGGTGACCGTAACTACGGCGACTTTAACTTTAACCGAAAGGTCAAAGCCGCCACGGGCCAGCGTCGGCTCTTTCTGCATGCGTCTAAGATCGAGATTCGTTTCCCCTTTGGTGGCGATGTGGTGCGCTTTACCGCGGAGGCCCCGCTGCCCGAGGAATTTGCCGGACTGCTCGGGGGCAACGAAGAATGGGTCAAGCACCTGACGCGCAAACCAACCCCCGGCGAGATGGCGGAAATGCGCCGCTCAAAGATACGGGATTCGATTCGCGGCGTTCATGCCAAGAAGATGAGCCGCCGCCGCCGTCATTAA
- a CDS encoding riboflavin synthase has protein sequence MFTGIVEETGVVVSFTEGAESWRLVIRADLVVDDLGIGDSLACNGCCLTLIEKNGQELTFDLLDETVRLTSLAGLKPGSLINLERSLAANGRFGGHVVSGHVDATGEILDFEPRGKNHYLRVSAPEAFRQYLVYKGSIAIDGMSLTVAEVHDDSLAVWLIPHTLEVTNLKERVAGDRVNLEFDLLAKYVERQMVFRQEAQ, from the coding sequence ATGTTTACTGGAATAGTAGAGGAAACGGGAGTCGTAGTCTCCTTCACCGAAGGCGCTGAGAGCTGGCGCTTGGTCATTCGCGCCGATTTGGTCGTCGACGATTTGGGCATTGGCGACAGCCTGGCTTGCAACGGCTGCTGCCTGACGCTTATTGAGAAAAATGGCCAGGAGCTCACGTTCGACCTGCTCGATGAAACCGTGCGCCTGACTTCGCTGGCGGGACTCAAGCCCGGCTCGCTGATCAACTTGGAGCGTAGCTTGGCGGCCAACGGGCGTTTCGGCGGGCATGTCGTCTCAGGCCATGTCGACGCGACCGGTGAGATCCTCGATTTCGAGCCGCGTGGCAAAAACCACTACCTGCGCGTCTCCGCACCCGAAGCGTTCCGCCAATACCTGGTTTACAAGGGCAGCATCGCCATCGACGGCATGTCGCTCACGGTGGCGGAGGTGCACGACGACAGCTTGGCCGTATGGCTGATCCCGCACACCCTCGAAGTGACGAACTTAAAGGAGCGTGTCGCTGGTGATCGCGTGAATTTGGAGTTCGACCTGCTGGCCAAATACGTGGAGCGCCAGATGGTTTTCCGCCAAGAGGCCCAGTAG
- a CDS encoding glycoside hydrolase family 36 protein has protein sequence MSQTLVATSPDRIKQDSIRAVDNQSAFTATVTAEEIEPNLFDYHIRIDFGQTIKPPPIQIDWFVPILDVAGKWHPTIGADRSLTANWVTTIKTYATLGAPVVAFFSAQGDNRHTFALSDAINPIGIRTQVEEEDSSINCRIVLFDSEWPEIDSYEITIRVDERPTPYHQAIAAIGQWWSAMPPYKPAPVPESAYEPVYSTWYSFHQKLSAAEVEANCQWSNELGCKTVILDDGWQTEDNNKGYAFCGDWEIAQSKFPDFRGHVANVRELGMQYLVWFSVPFIGPKSQVWASYQNKTLLKEPVGSAACLDPRFASVRQMIIDCYRSAVEDWNIDGLKLDFVDRFTAEKPVTADDETADMVSVPAAADRLFTAIMSQLRELKPEILIEFRQAYIGPAMRKYGNIFRAHDCPNDALSNLTRTIDLRLLSGNTAVHSDMVMWNPNESVERAAMQLWATLFSVPQISVKKGAIPADHEQMLATFLQFWRQRKELLMHGNLNPTQPLNLYPSVHIENEQEHLVAIYQDKHIAEISASTASRNLTLVNATSQPALYIEYNGCNTTQTLQVHDCKGDIVGHATLDNSAAIQMIEIPSAGFAVATQPA, from the coding sequence ATGAGCCAAACTCTCGTCGCAACCTCGCCTGATCGAATCAAGCAAGACTCCATTCGCGCCGTCGATAACCAATCCGCTTTCACGGCTACTGTCACTGCGGAAGAGATCGAGCCCAATCTTTTCGACTACCACATCCGGATCGATTTCGGGCAAACAATCAAACCTCCGCCAATTCAAATCGACTGGTTCGTGCCGATCCTTGACGTCGCCGGCAAGTGGCACCCGACGATTGGTGCCGACCGATCTCTCACCGCCAACTGGGTCACCACCATCAAAACGTATGCAACCCTTGGCGCACCCGTAGTCGCATTTTTCTCTGCACAAGGTGACAATCGTCACACCTTCGCACTCTCCGATGCGATCAACCCGATTGGCATTCGCACCCAGGTTGAAGAGGAAGACTCATCGATCAACTGTCGTATCGTTCTCTTCGATTCCGAATGGCCGGAAATTGATTCTTACGAGATCACCATTCGGGTCGACGAACGACCAACCCCCTACCATCAAGCCATCGCCGCCATAGGCCAATGGTGGAGCGCCATGCCGCCCTATAAGCCGGCCCCCGTTCCGGAGTCAGCCTACGAGCCCGTTTACTCCACGTGGTATAGCTTCCATCAAAAACTAAGTGCGGCGGAAGTCGAAGCGAATTGCCAATGGTCCAACGAACTGGGCTGTAAAACAGTCATCCTCGACGATGGCTGGCAAACCGAAGACAACAACAAGGGCTATGCATTTTGTGGCGATTGGGAAATTGCCCAAAGTAAGTTTCCGGACTTCCGCGGTCACGTCGCTAACGTTCGCGAACTAGGCATGCAGTATCTCGTCTGGTTCTCGGTTCCATTCATCGGCCCGAAGAGTCAGGTTTGGGCATCCTACCAAAACAAGACGCTCCTCAAGGAACCGGTCGGCTCCGCAGCCTGCCTGGACCCCCGCTTCGCATCGGTTCGCCAAATGATTATCGACTGCTATCGCAGTGCCGTGGAAGACTGGAACATCGATGGACTAAAGCTTGATTTCGTCGACCGCTTTACCGCGGAAAAACCAGTGACAGCCGACGACGAAACAGCCGACATGGTCTCCGTGCCCGCCGCCGCCGACCGGTTGTTCACCGCGATCATGAGTCAACTACGCGAACTCAAGCCAGAGATCCTGATTGAATTTCGCCAAGCATACATCGGCCCGGCCATGCGCAAGTATGGCAACATCTTCCGCGCCCATGACTGCCCGAATGATGCCCTGAGTAACCTCACGCGCACCATCGATCTCCGCCTGCTCTCCGGCAATACTGCAGTCCATTCAGACATGGTCATGTGGAACCCAAATGAGTCCGTCGAGCGCGCCGCGATGCAGCTCTGGGCAACGCTATTTTCTGTCCCGCAAATCTCGGTCAAAAAAGGCGCGATTCCCGCAGATCACGAGCAAATGCTCGCGACTTTCTTACAATTTTGGCGACAGCGTAAAGAGCTGCTCATGCATGGAAATTTAAATCCCACACAGCCGCTCAACCTCTATCCTTCAGTCCACATCGAGAACGAGCAAGAGCACCTGGTCGCAATCTATCAGGACAAACACATTGCTGAGATATCGGCGTCCACCGCGAGCCGCAATCTGACCCTCGTAAACGCAACCAGTCAGCCCGCTCTCTACATTGAATACAACGGCTGCAACACGACGCAGACCTTGCAAGTCCACGATTGCAAGGGGGATATCGTGGGGCATGCAACGCTCGACAATAGTGCTGCGATACAGATGATCGAGATCCCTAGCGCTGGATTTGCAGTAGCGACTCAACCAGCCTAA
- a CDS encoding DUF1961 family protein: protein MLKILIAAAIIMAGTAAHGQATSPSNHLEGIDWENPVYATEFDSSNTLQDWSLEGGQSMLIEEGKLVLKSVGKNTKPAKGNHLVAWLKKPIPEDFYLEFDFKPKNKQQGLAIVFFSTRGIHGEAIDDPQLATRDGTFKQYHSGDLNGYHLSYWSGDRHASNLRKNKGFALLGSGSDPISNDQTDNFHRVGIYKKSGIIRYYVDGQPALEHIDDGTSNGPIWNHEGWIGLRQMDHTHWAQYERLSVYPLNESAPE, encoded by the coding sequence ATGCTGAAGATTCTCATTGCCGCCGCGATCATCATGGCAGGGACCGCCGCTCATGGTCAGGCGACCAGCCCGTCCAACCACCTCGAAGGCATCGACTGGGAAAACCCAGTTTATGCCACGGAGTTCGACTCCAGTAATACGTTACAGGATTGGTCACTTGAGGGTGGCCAGTCCATGCTCATCGAGGAGGGCAAATTAGTCTTAAAAAGCGTTGGCAAAAATACGAAACCCGCGAAAGGCAATCACTTGGTCGCTTGGTTAAAGAAACCAATCCCCGAGGATTTCTATCTGGAGTTTGACTTTAAACCGAAGAACAAACAGCAGGGGCTCGCGATTGTGTTTTTCAGCACAAGAGGTATCCACGGTGAAGCGATTGACGACCCACAACTCGCCACACGCGATGGAACCTTTAAACAATATCACAGCGGAGACTTAAACGGCTACCACCTGTCCTACTGGAGCGGAGATCGCCATGCATCGAACCTCAGAAAGAACAAAGGCTTCGCATTACTCGGTAGCGGCAGCGATCCAATTTCCAACGATCAAACCGACAACTTTCACCGCGTGGGCATTTACAAAAAGAGCGGCATCATCCGCTATTATGTCGATGGCCAACCCGCGCTTGAACACATCGACGACGGCACTAGCAACGGCCCAATTTGGAATCACGAAGGCTGGATTGGGCTCCGCCAAATGGACCACACACACTGGGCCCAATACGAAAGGCTGTCCGTCTATCCGCTCAATGAAAGTGCCCCCGAGTAA
- a CDS encoding PEP-CTERM sorting domain-containing protein (PEP-CTERM proteins occur, often in large numbers, in the proteomes of bacteria that also encode an exosortase, a predicted intramembrane cysteine proteinase. The presence of a PEP-CTERM domain at a protein's C-terminus predicts cleavage within the sorting domain, followed by covalent anchoring to some some component of the (usually Gram-negative) cell surface. Many PEP-CTERM proteins exhibit an unusual sequence composition that includes large numbers of potential glycosylation sites. Expression of one such protein has been shown restore the ability of a bacterium to form floc, a type of biofilm.), whose protein sequence is MNTTLQKYSTALLTSALLGLTSANADLLVYEGFNYGGTSMDIDGVSVGGGAVGLSGSYSTSTGTSGNGNVQASTYKTTSLNFSNILTNGGSLYQSVSPTILQTKEYVYSHAPFDTTATGTVYQSMLARVDANALANATLGNDPSNSGLSDLRVQDTSSITGNGSGYMSAQLKRANQNDQRVGAAYSATGGFISGSSSINIGQTYLFISRYTNVGMVDGGDANMWVFDETSYDSWQANGGLEADLDTYALISTANSNGSTITLSTSQSLRIATAEFSVDFNSGANNYDNTGEISTAYDEIRFGTTLGDVISVVPEPSHYAMTAGSLMLGLAMLRRRNRHK, encoded by the coding sequence ATGAACACTACCCTTCAAAAATACTCCACAGCCTTACTCACGTCTGCCCTACTGGGCCTTACTTCCGCCAACGCTGACCTACTAGTCTACGAGGGCTTTAACTATGGGGGCACCAGCATGGATATCGATGGCGTCTCCGTAGGTGGCGGAGCAGTTGGCCTGAGTGGCTCCTACTCGACCTCCACCGGAACATCCGGCAACGGCAATGTGCAAGCCTCCACTTACAAAACAACGAGCCTAAACTTCAGTAACATCCTCACCAACGGAGGATCGTTATATCAAAGCGTGTCACCGACGATTCTGCAGACGAAAGAGTATGTTTACTCTCATGCACCGTTCGACACCACGGCAACTGGCACAGTGTATCAGTCGATGCTCGCGCGGGTCGATGCCAACGCCCTCGCCAACGCCACACTAGGCAACGACCCATCCAACTCGGGCCTCTCTGATCTGCGTGTTCAGGACACCAGCAGCATCACCGGCAACGGTTCCGGCTACATGTCGGCCCAACTGAAGCGTGCTAATCAGAACGACCAGAGAGTCGGCGCGGCGTACTCCGCAACCGGCGGATTTATTAGCGGCAGCAGCTCCATCAACATCGGCCAGACTTACCTCTTTATCAGTCGTTACACCAACGTCGGCATGGTTGATGGCGGCGACGCCAACATGTGGGTGTTTGACGAAACATCATACGACAGCTGGCAGGCTAACGGTGGCCTAGAGGCTGACCTCGACACCTATGCCCTCATCTCCACAGCCAACAGCAACGGCAGCACTATCACCCTAAGCACTAGCCAGTCCCTGCGCATTGCAACGGCTGAATTCTCAGTCGACTTTAATTCCGGTGCCAACAACTACGACAACACTGGCGAGATCAGCACCGCCTACGATGAAATTCGTTTTGGCACTACGCTGGGTGACGTCATTTCCGTCGTCCCCGAGCCCTCGCACTATGCGATGACCGCAGGCAGCCTGATGCTCGGCCTGGCGATGCTGCGTCGCCGCAATCGCCATAAGTAG